Proteins encoded together in one Bacteroides ovatus window:
- the araJ gene encoding MFS transporter AraJ: MKKSLIALAFGTLGLGIAEFVMMGILPDVAKDLGISIPTAGHFISAYALGVCVGAPVLTLARKYPLKHILLVLVTLIMIGNICAAMAPNYWVLLAARFISGLPHGAYFGVGSIVAEKLADKGKGSEAVSIMIAGMTIANLFGVPLGTSLSTMLSWRATFLLVGIWGIVILYYIWRWVPHVEGLKDTGFKGQFRFLRTPAPWLILGATALGNGGVFCWYSYINPMLTNVSGFSAESITPLMILAGFGMVMGNLISGRLSDRYTPGKVGTAAQALICIMLLLIFFLSPYKWAAALLMCLCTAGLFAVSSPEQILIIRVSKGGEMLGAACVQVAFNLGNAIGAYAGGLAVSGGYRYPALAGVPFALIGFTLFLIFYKKYQAKY, encoded by the coding sequence ATGAAGAAGAGTCTTATTGCATTGGCGTTCGGCACACTGGGATTAGGTATTGCCGAATTTGTAATGATGGGAATTTTGCCCGATGTGGCAAAAGATTTAGGTATTAGTATTCCTACCGCAGGGCATTTCATTTCTGCTTATGCATTAGGCGTCTGTGTCGGTGCACCTGTATTGACACTGGCTCGCAAATATCCGCTAAAACATATTCTGTTAGTATTAGTTACCTTAATTATGATAGGTAATATCTGTGCGGCTATGGCTCCCAATTACTGGGTGTTGCTCGCTGCCCGTTTTATCTCCGGCTTGCCTCATGGTGCATACTTCGGAGTAGGCTCTATTGTTGCAGAGAAACTAGCCGACAAGGGTAAAGGTTCGGAAGCCGTCTCCATCATGATTGCAGGAATGACCATTGCCAACCTGTTTGGTGTACCTTTGGGCACTTCCCTAAGTACCATGCTTTCCTGGCGTGCCACTTTCTTGCTGGTCGGTATCTGGGGAATTGTTATCCTATATTACATCTGGCGATGGGTTCCGCATGTAGAAGGCTTAAAGGATACCGGCTTTAAAGGACAATTCCGCTTTCTTAGAACTCCGGCTCCGTGGCTGATTCTCGGTGCTACGGCACTAGGTAATGGCGGTGTATTCTGCTGGTATAGCTACATCAATCCGATGCTTACCAATGTGTCCGGCTTCTCCGCTGAAAGCATTACGCCTTTAATGATCCTTGCCGGCTTCGGTATGGTGATGGGAAACCTGATTAGCGGACGTCTCTCCGACCGCTACACCCCCGGAAAAGTAGGGACTGCCGCACAAGCACTTATCTGTATTATGTTATTGCTCATTTTCTTCCTTTCTCCCTATAAATGGGCAGCAGCCCTGTTGATGTGTCTTTGTACGGCAGGACTGTTCGCAGTATCCAGTCCGGAGCAGATATTAATTATCCGCGTATCAAAGGGAGGAGAAATGCTGGGAGCAGCCTGCGTGCAGGTTGCATTCAATCTCGGAAATGCCATCGGTGCTTATGCAGGCGGACTGGCTGTTAGTGGTGGATACCGTTATCCGGCTCTGGCGGGTGTACCATTTGCTCTAATTGGATTTACTTTATTCTTGATTTTTTATAAGAAATATCAGGCAAAATACTAA
- a CDS encoding alpha/beta hydrolase family protein, with product MKIVKATYIVIFITGLLAGVFFSSSVSAQDISGAWHGKLSLPTGSLTIVFHISQTEQGAYVTTLDSPDQGANGIKTQTTSFNDSTLIIQIPVIHASYKGKLNSDNTINGTFTQGMPLPLNLKKGEASRPKRPQEPQPPFPYRSEEVTVRNERDGINLAGTLTLPEKGTKFPAVVMVTGSGAQNRDEEIMGHKPFFVIADYLTRNGIAVLRCDDRGTAASQGTHATATNEDFATDTEAMVNYLRSRKEINAKKIGIIGHSAGGIIAFIVAKKDPSIAFVVSLAGAGVRGDSLMLKQVELISKSQGMPDAVWQGMKPSIRNRYAILQQTDKTPEELQKELYADVTKTMSPEQLKDLNTIQQLSAQISSMTSPWYLHFMRYDPAQDLKKLKCPVLALNGEKDIQVDAAMNLAAIQERITGNGNKNVTVKAYPNLNHLFQTCEKGTLAEYGQLEETINPEVLKDIIEWIRKQ from the coding sequence ATGAAAATAGTTAAGGCTACCTACATCGTTATATTCATTACCGGACTATTAGCCGGAGTGTTCTTCTCATCCTCTGTTTCCGCCCAAGATATTTCGGGAGCCTGGCACGGAAAACTTTCCCTTCCCACCGGTTCATTGACTATTGTATTCCACATCAGTCAAACGGAACAAGGCGCTTATGTGACCACACTGGACAGTCCCGACCAGGGAGCCAACGGTATCAAGACACAGACTACTTCTTTCAATGATTCTACTTTAATTATCCAGATACCTGTGATTCATGCTTCGTACAAAGGAAAACTGAACAGTGATAACACAATCAACGGAACATTTACGCAAGGGATGCCCCTTCCGTTGAATTTGAAAAAGGGAGAAGCCAGCCGCCCCAAGCGTCCGCAGGAGCCTCAACCGCCTTTCCCTTACAGAAGTGAAGAAGTCACCGTGAGGAATGAACGCGATGGTATTAACCTTGCCGGAACATTGACTCTTCCCGAAAAAGGAACTAAATTTCCGGCAGTGGTAATGGTGACAGGAAGCGGTGCGCAGAACCGGGATGAGGAAATCATGGGACACAAACCTTTCTTTGTCATCGCCGATTATCTGACCCGAAACGGAATTGCTGTGCTTAGATGTGATGACAGGGGTACTGCCGCTTCACAAGGTACTCACGCAACAGCTACCAATGAGGATTTTGCCACAGATACGGAAGCAATGGTGAATTATCTGCGCAGCAGAAAAGAAATAAATGCAAAGAAAATCGGAATTATCGGACATAGCGCAGGCGGAATCATTGCATTCATCGTTGCCAAAAAGGACCCATCCATTGCATTTGTCGTTTCATTGGCAGGAGCCGGCGTGAGAGGCGACAGTCTGATGCTGAAGCAGGTAGAGTTAATCTCTAAATCCCAGGGAATGCCGGATGCCGTCTGGCAAGGGATGAAGCCTTCGATACGGAACAGATATGCCATACTGCAACAAACAGACAAAACTCCCGAAGAGTTGCAGAAAGAACTGTATGCAGATGTTACAAAAACAATGTCTCCCGAACAATTGAAAGACCTGAATACCATCCAGCAACTATCCGCACAAATCAGTTCGATGACTTCTCCGTGGTATCTTCATTTTATGAGATATGACCCGGCCCAGGATTTGAAGAAACTAAAATGTCCGGTTCTGGCTCTGAACGGAGAAAAGGATATTCAAGTGGATGCCGCCATGAATCTTGCTGCCATTCAGGAAAGAATCACCGGAAATGGAAACAAAAATGTAACAGTCAAAGCCTATCCGAACTTAAATCATCTGTTTCAGACTTGCGAAAAAGGAACATTGGCTGAATACGGGCAGTTGGAAGAAACAATCAATCCGGAAGTCTTGAAAGATATCATTGAATGGATAAGGAAACAATAA
- a CDS encoding sulfatase-like hydrolase/transferase, with the protein MKKIIYLVPTLSLVGCTSQPVEEKPNVIVILADDLGFGDVSAYGSTTIHTPNIDSLAHGGVCFTNGYATSATSTPSRYALMTGMYPWKNKDAKILPGDAPLIINENQFTLPKMMQQCGYVTGAIGKWHLGMGDGNVNWNETVKPGAKEIGFDYSCLIAATNDRVPTVYVENGDVVGLDPADPIEVSYEHNFEGEPTAISHPEMLKMQWAHGHNNSIVNGIPRIGYMKGGQKARWKDEDMADYFVDKVKNFVTEHKGAPFFLYYGLHEPHVPRAPHQRFVGKTTMGPRGDAIVEADWCVGELLAHLKKEGLLEKTLIIFSSDNGPVLNDGYKDGAPELAGDHLPAGGLRGGKYSLFDGGTHIPLFVYWKGKIQPVVSDALVCQVDILASLGSMIHADLPEGLDSRNYLDAFFGKEQTARKDVVLEAQGRMAYRSGDWIMMPPYKGSERNLTGNELGNLGEYGLFNVKADRTQQQNMAAQQPELLDSLKQNFFAEVDGYYRSEVEEEPLK; encoded by the coding sequence ATGAAAAAGATAATCTATCTAGTTCCTACGTTGTCTTTAGTAGGTTGTACCTCACAGCCAGTAGAAGAAAAGCCGAATGTGATTGTGATTCTTGCCGATGATCTGGGATTTGGTGATGTCAGCGCTTATGGCTCTACTACGATTCATACTCCGAATATCGACAGTCTGGCTCATGGCGGAGTTTGTTTCACGAACGGATATGCCACTTCGGCAACTTCCACTCCCAGCCGTTATGCTTTGATGACCGGAATGTATCCGTGGAAAAATAAGGATGCAAAAATCCTGCCGGGAGATGCTCCTCTTATCATTAATGAAAATCAGTTTACCTTGCCGAAGATGATGCAGCAGTGCGGGTATGTGACCGGAGCTATCGGAAAGTGGCATTTGGGGATGGGAGACGGCAATGTCAACTGGAACGAAACCGTCAAACCGGGTGCCAAAGAAATCGGTTTCGACTACTCTTGCCTGATTGCGGCAACCAACGACCGTGTCCCGACGGTTTACGTGGAAAACGGTGATGTAGTAGGACTCGACCCGGCCGACCCTATCGAAGTGAGTTACGAGCATAATTTTGAGGGCGAACCGACTGCCATCTCTCATCCGGAGATGCTGAAAATGCAGTGGGCACACGGACATAATAACTCTATAGTAAACGGAATTCCTCGTATCGGATATATGAAAGGCGGACAGAAAGCCCGTTGGAAAGACGAGGATATGGCCGACTATTTTGTAGATAAGGTAAAGAACTTTGTTACTGAACACAAAGGTGCTCCTTTCTTCCTGTATTATGGCTTACACGAACCTCACGTCCCTCGTGCTCCCCACCAGCGATTTGTGGGCAAAACAACGATGGGGCCTCGTGGCGATGCCATCGTTGAGGCAGACTGGTGTGTCGGCGAACTGCTTGCCCACTTGAAGAAAGAAGGCTTGTTGGAAAAGACACTGATTATCTTCTCCAGCGATAACGGGCCGGTTCTGAATGACGGTTACAAAGACGGTGCTCCCGAACTGGCAGGCGATCACCTTCCTGCAGGAGGTCTGCGCGGAGGTAAATATAGTTTGTTCGACGGTGGTACGCATATTCCTCTGTTTGTTTATTGGAAAGGAAAGATTCAGCCGGTCGTATCCGATGCACTGGTTTGTCAGGTAGATATTCTCGCTTCTCTGGGTTCGATGATACATGCCGATTTGCCGGAAGGTTTGGATAGTCGGAACTATCTGGATGCTTTCTTCGGAAAAGAGCAGACTGCCCGCAAGGATGTAGTGCTGGAAGCGCAAGGACGTATGGCTTATCGTTCGGGCGACTGGATTATGATGCCTCCTTATAAAGGTTCCGAACGAAACCTGACCGGAAATGAATTGGGTAATCTGGGTGAATACGGATTATTTAATGTAAAAGCCGACCGGACTCAACAACAGAATATGGCGGCACAACAGCCCGAACTTCTGGACTCCCTGAAGCAGAATTTCTTTGCTGAAGTGGACGGTTATTATCGCAGTGAAGTAGAAGAAGAACCATTAAAATAA
- a CDS encoding DUF1735 domain-containing protein yields MKRYIPIVASLMVFSLISCGEVMDLTQPEKAEVTYSNITLSLYQTGKYDLYLDEPEYQYNIMVEKSHCEKEAKAKLAVVDAKEFGEEYHLLPVEYYDLDGSNFNFKGDDVLRMVNLRFHDLGTLDGSKKYVLGLKLVSDDLAVNQEKSTMTFFLQQKQGEIDNPYTVATTSDLITLGEKLKDGKTIYAKIENDIDLQGVDWQPIETSVSKQLVLDGGGHTIRNLKVNTSSSVNQGFFGLLVGKCSNINFENAQITANTKMAGILAGQVGAATSPGIVENVRVSGTISLTSGTGAAAWDNGQAGGICARLHGADSKIHQCTSATDITAVWCAGGICGETRGGATISQCSSTGDIVTESCVGGIVGRMLYSIVTQCYSSGLAQAFPMKVANPAGGIAGFVDPSPTAVISYCYSDCEISAQNQVGGIMGFANKATGITVTHCVAWNQKLFSNGAPKSGRICGRFNKNEANNCYANPNMECRFSANTPAIVDEEIPNYGAQTFGADRYNGLSTMSTPIDAAKALSWDEAIWNLAGEKPGLVWMLD; encoded by the coding sequence ATGAAAAGATACATTCCTATTGTAGCGTCATTAATGGTGTTTTCGTTGATATCATGTGGTGAAGTCATGGATCTGACACAGCCGGAAAAGGCTGAAGTTACCTATTCCAATATTACCTTGTCGCTTTATCAGACAGGCAAATATGATTTATATCTGGATGAGCCGGAATACCAATATAACATTATGGTGGAGAAAAGCCATTGCGAAAAAGAAGCAAAGGCGAAATTGGCTGTTGTTGATGCCAAAGAGTTTGGTGAAGAATATCACCTCTTACCTGTGGAATATTATGATCTGGATGGAAGTAATTTTAATTTTAAGGGGGACGATGTCCTGCGTATGGTAAATTTGCGCTTCCATGATTTAGGTACGCTTGACGGATCAAAGAAATACGTTCTCGGTTTGAAACTGGTTTCCGACGATCTTGCAGTCAATCAAGAGAAAAGTACAATGACTTTCTTCCTGCAACAGAAACAGGGAGAAATCGACAACCCTTATACCGTGGCGACAACGAGCGACTTGATAACTCTCGGAGAGAAACTCAAAGATGGTAAGACGATTTATGCCAAGATAGAGAATGATATTGATTTGCAAGGTGTAGACTGGCAACCGATAGAGACCTCGGTTTCCAAACAACTTGTATTGGATGGAGGCGGACATACGATTCGTAATCTGAAAGTAAATACTTCCTCTTCTGTTAATCAGGGATTCTTTGGATTGTTGGTTGGTAAGTGTTCCAATATAAACTTTGAAAATGCGCAGATTACAGCCAATACAAAGATGGCAGGCATCCTTGCCGGACAGGTGGGAGCTGCTACTTCTCCGGGTATCGTGGAGAATGTTCGGGTATCCGGTACGATTTCTTTAACTTCGGGAACGGGAGCGGCTGCCTGGGATAACGGTCAGGCTGGTGGTATCTGTGCAAGACTTCATGGTGCAGATAGTAAAATTCATCAGTGTACATCGGCAACGGATATTACTGCCGTATGGTGCGCCGGCGGTATTTGTGGGGAAACGAGAGGCGGAGCAACGATCTCTCAATGCTCTTCCACTGGGGATATTGTGACTGAATCATGTGTAGGAGGCATTGTTGGACGTATGTTATATTCTATCGTTACGCAGTGTTATTCTTCAGGTCTTGCACAAGCTTTCCCGATGAAAGTGGCGAATCCTGCGGGTGGTATTGCCGGATTTGTAGATCCTAGTCCGACAGCTGTGATCTCTTATTGTTATTCCGATTGCGAGATTTCCGCTCAAAATCAGGTAGGCGGTATTATGGGATTTGCTAACAAGGCGACAGGAATCACCGTAACACATTGTGTGGCTTGGAACCAGAAATTATTCTCTAACGGTGCACCCAAGTCGGGAAGAATTTGCGGACGCTTTAACAAGAATGAGGCTAATAATTGCTATGCGAATCCAAATATGGAATGTCGTTTCTCTGCCAATACGCCCGCTATCGTAGACGAAGAAATACCCAATTACGGAGCACAAACATTTGGTGCCGACCGTTACAATGGTCTTTCTACGATGAGTACCCCGATAGATGCTGCCAAGGCTCTTTCTTGGGATGAAGCAATATGGAATCTCGCAGGGGAGAAACCCGGTTTGGTTTGGATGTTAGATTGA
- a CDS encoding DUF4906 domain-containing protein yields MKNLIWLSAYLIISAIFSSCSKDDENTSIIPEGEKTNVNVSLNIAPINAMGTNINDNRTSIENFWLLEFDQQGKNVAVIKELRFSINSAETVELVAGANMKLVVIANVDKSIVFQLGKQNYEALKNTIYTLPVNSSNAIPLVGEQVVSITKENQTLDAITLERIAAEVKFTINNTSSDFQLTSIALKNIYKMYYFSKGTISQSNIADYSEIPCTIGEENYTHYIAENLMGTNSSITTDKDKVTDKLATFIEIVGERMSEGNKEIATFKMFIGKNEKDFNVTRNNAYNYNINLNLADASDKRITIEKIPLEGIAAEANCYILNPNSEHELLVPVKRVNAFWGTEEGGFKTDHMLNDGNNQGKVTKWVARIITKDSSKELLKFTTQQGSSANDYIGIKPTGNEGNVLIGIYDATAGEPAQDAKPLWSWHIWITDYNPGGDINGIIPAISQNPGKADVTGGAIYRFGGVDNNQTKDGSTQAMMDRNLGALSATPTDGAKTIGMYYQCGRKDPIMTDWSQITKLGTSSLGGDVYSIHIKTAKGPVSKETAVKNPDTYFLGDADHFTYKDWLIEGSGSTELWYKKSDEKTKTLYDPCPAGWRVPYKMNTYGEINGEDVDNGIYLCPNISIKIFYPFGGHLNAITGQYPGGSLFEYKTAQNGWLGSYPDNPNNAYSYHIFSAALVDEYDGPFYPIMPNNADGRYLGYSVRCVKE; encoded by the coding sequence ATGAAGAACCTAATTTGGCTTAGCGCATATCTTATCATAAGCGCAATTTTCAGTTCTTGTTCAAAAGACGACGAAAACACCTCTATTATTCCGGAAGGAGAAAAAACAAATGTAAATGTATCATTAAATATTGCTCCTATCAACGCAATGGGAACCAATATAAATGATAACAGAACTTCTATTGAAAACTTTTGGTTATTAGAATTCGATCAACAAGGTAAAAATGTTGCAGTTATAAAAGAACTACGATTCAGTATCAACTCTGCAGAAACAGTAGAATTAGTAGCAGGGGCTAATATGAAACTGGTAGTAATTGCTAATGTAGATAAAAGCATTGTTTTCCAATTAGGAAAACAAAACTATGAAGCACTAAAGAATACTATTTATACATTACCAGTCAATTCATCTAACGCAATTCCGCTAGTAGGAGAGCAAGTAGTTTCTATTACCAAAGAAAATCAGACATTAGATGCTATCACATTAGAACGAATTGCAGCTGAAGTAAAATTCACTATCAATAATACCTCTTCTGATTTCCAGTTAACTTCCATAGCATTAAAGAATATATATAAAATGTATTACTTTAGTAAGGGAACAATATCTCAAAGTAATATTGCAGACTATAGTGAAATCCCATGTACTATCGGTGAAGAAAATTATACCCATTACATAGCTGAGAACCTGATGGGAACAAATTCTAGTATCACAACAGACAAAGACAAGGTAACAGATAAACTAGCGACTTTCATTGAAATTGTTGGTGAAAGAATGAGTGAAGGCAATAAAGAAATAGCAACTTTCAAAATGTTCATTGGGAAAAATGAAAAAGATTTCAATGTAACAAGAAATAATGCATATAATTACAATATTAATCTTAATCTGGCAGATGCCAGTGATAAACGCATCACTATTGAAAAGATTCCATTAGAAGGCATTGCAGCTGAAGCTAACTGCTATATACTGAATCCAAATTCAGAACATGAGCTACTGGTTCCTGTGAAACGAGTAAATGCATTTTGGGGAACAGAAGAAGGCGGCTTCAAAACAGATCATATGTTGAATGACGGAAACAACCAAGGAAAAGTAACTAAATGGGTTGCCCGTATCATAACAAAAGATAGTTCTAAGGAATTACTGAAATTCACCACCCAACAAGGAAGCTCCGCCAATGATTATATAGGAATCAAACCTACAGGAAACGAAGGTAATGTATTAATAGGAATCTACGACGCAACAGCAGGAGAACCTGCACAAGACGCTAAACCATTATGGAGCTGGCACATTTGGATTACAGATTATAATCCGGGAGGAGATATTAATGGAATAATTCCTGCAATTTCTCAAAACCCAGGAAAAGCAGATGTTACAGGAGGAGCTATCTACCGTTTTGGGGGAGTTGATAACAATCAAACGAAAGATGGATCCACACAGGCAATGATGGATCGTAACTTAGGCGCACTAAGTGCAACACCAACTGACGGTGCGAAAACGATCGGTATGTATTATCAATGCGGTCGAAAGGATCCGATAATGACTGATTGGAGCCAAATCACTAAGTTAGGAACCAGCTCTTTAGGGGGAGACGTTTACTCCATTCATATCAAAACAGCAAAAGGTCCCGTATCTAAAGAAACAGCTGTGAAAAACCCGGATACCTATTTCTTGGGAGATGCAGACCATTTTACTTATAAAGATTGGTTAATTGAAGGCAGCGGTAGTACTGAACTATGGTACAAAAAGAGTGATGAAAAAACCAAAACACTATACGATCCATGTCCGGCAGGCTGGAGAGTGCCTTATAAGATGAACACTTATGGTGAAATAAACGGAGAAGATGTTGACAATGGTATTTATCTTTGCCCTAATATCTCCATAAAAATATTTTACCCGTTTGGCGGACATTTAAATGCCATTACCGGTCAATATCCGGGAGGAAGTTTGTTTGAATACAAAACTGCACAAAATGGTTGGCTGGGCAGTTATCCGGACAATCCTAATAATGCCTATAGTTATCATATATTCTCTGCAGCATTAGTAGACGAATATGACGGACCATTCTATCCCATCATGCCTAACAATGCAGACGGCAGATACTTAGGTTATAGCGTACGTTGTGTAAAAGAATAA